In Bacillus sp. SM2101, a genomic segment contains:
- a CDS encoding type II restriction endonuclease, which yields MERHLYKEYLIKPFGEVDSLVAVANTILNRRKSRAGRSLEHHVDFLFSSFNLPSSHPGISEGNNKPDFLLPSNAAYIDTSYYANDLIFLGSKTTCKDRWRQILNEANRIPEKHLLTLQQGISSNQFDEMAEEKVTLVVPKPYHSMYPAEYQDRLWTIEKFIHFVKGKYIK from the coding sequence TTGGAAAGACATCTTTATAAAGAGTATCTTATTAAACCATTTGGTGAAGTAGATTCGCTCGTTGCTGTTGCTAATACAATTTTAAATAGAAGAAAGAGTAGGGCAGGAAGGAGTTTAGAGCATCATGTTGATTTCTTATTCTCTTCTTTTAATCTACCTTCCTCACATCCAGGTATATCTGAAGGAAACAACAAACCAGATTTTCTTCTACCAAGTAATGCTGCCTATATAGATACATCGTATTATGCAAATGATTTAATCTTCTTAGGTTCCAAAACAACTTGTAAGGATAGATGGAGACAGATATTGAATGAGGCGAATAGAATACCAGAAAAACACCTGTTAACATTACAACAAGGGATATCCTCAAACCAATTTGATGAAATGGCAGAGGAAAAGGTAACATTAGTAGTTCCTAAACCTTATCACTCAATGTATCCTGCAGAATATCAAGACCGTTTATGGACCATTGAAAAATTTATACACTTTGTTAAAGGTAAATATATAAAGTAA
- a CDS encoding DNA-binding protein — protein MTTNGLTFKNKEELKMFIAEEIINTSEAIEILGCSRQNLNDLVNRGVLTPIKEMVRDKLFFKLDVLERKRATIARKQK, from the coding sequence ATGACAACTAATGGACTTACTTTTAAAAACAAGGAAGAGCTAAAGATGTTTATAGCTGAAGAGATAATAAATACGTCTGAAGCAATCGAGATCCTCGGTTGCTCCAGGCAAAATTTAAATGATCTGGTCAATAGAGGTGTTTTAACACCGATTAAGGAAATGGTACGTGATAAGTTATTTTTTAAGTTAGACGTGTTAGAAAGAAAACGAGCTACTATTGCAAGGAAACAAAAGTAA
- a CDS encoding cytochrome D1 domain-containing protein has translation MVLAYVLTRSPGNNMLTVIDTKTHSVIAKVDIPFVDAPNNIATSPDGKMVYITIPMAAGGSVSVIDTKTHSVIANVTVGNNPNNIAFTPDGKLAYVTNLNSGSISVIDTKTHTVITTINTAGAPFNVAFTPNGKLAYVVNNSLNIVSAIDTKTHFVIATIRVDSPSSKLAFTPDGKLAYTVDTGSGRVSVIDTKVHSVIASITIAGNPTNIAITPDGKLAYVIAGAFGDTPVSVIDVKTHSIIAEFPITRANSLAISPDGTVVYLTIESGNTVPVIDVKTQSIIATIQVENGGSIQEPIDNIAFTPDGKLAYVANRTADSVSVIDVKTHSVIATVPVTLPEVIKFIL, from the coding sequence ATGGTACTGGCTTATGTTTTGACTAGATCGCCAGGTAATAATATGCTTACAGTTATTGATACGAAGACGCATTCAGTCATTGCAAAAGTGGATATCCCATTTGTAGATGCCCCAAATAATATAGCAACTTCACCAGATGGTAAAATGGTCTATATTACTATCCCTATGGCAGCTGGAGGAAGTGTATCTGTAATTGACACAAAAACCCATTCTGTTATTGCCAATGTGACAGTGGGGAATAACCCAAATAATATTGCATTTACCCCAGATGGGAAGCTTGCATATGTTACTAACCTAAACTCAGGAAGTATTTCAGTTATAGATACAAAAACTCATACTGTTATTACTACTATAAATACGGCTGGAGCCCCCTTTAATGTAGCATTTACCCCAAATGGAAAACTGGCCTATGTTGTTAATAACAGCCTGAATATCGTTTCAGCAATAGATACGAAGACACACTTTGTGATTGCTACTATACGAGTAGACTCTCCATCTAGTAAACTTGCATTTACCCCAGATGGAAAATTAGCCTACACAGTAGACACTGGCTCAGGTAGGGTGTCCGTCATAGATACTAAGGTACACTCAGTTATTGCTTCTATCACAATAGCAGGAAACCCAACTAACATAGCCATTACCCCAGATGGGAAACTTGCATATGTTATCGCTGGGGCTTTTGGTGACACGCCTGTTTCAGTAATAGATGTAAAAACCCATTCAATTATTGCTGAATTTCCTATAACTAGAGCAAATAGCTTAGCCATTTCGCCTGATGGAACAGTAGTATATTTAACTATTGAGTCAGGTAATACAGTACCTGTCATTGATGTAAAAACTCAGTCTATAATAGCGACTATTCAAGTTGAGAACGGGGGAAGCATCCAAGAACCGATTGATAATATCGCTTTTACTCCTGATGGAAAATTAGCATATGTTGCGAACAGAACAGCTGATAGTGTATCTGTGATTGACGTAAAGACACATTCAGTAATCGCAACAGTTCCTGTCACTTTACCGGAGGTAATTAAGTTTATACTGTGA
- a CDS encoding helix-turn-helix domain-containing protein, producing the protein MKYHLYTREEVEKFIIEEVLTTSEAIKILGVTRQRMSQLISSGKLTPVKKLRGDSLFLRVDIEAKKAELEELRKKYRPYEQDDLKGAK; encoded by the coding sequence ATGAAGTACCATTTATACACAAGGGAAGAAGTAGAAAAGTTCATCATAGAGGAAGTATTAACAACGTCTGAAGCTATCAAAATCCTTGGAGTCACCAGACAAAGAATGAGTCAGCTTATCAGTTCTGGTAAATTAACTCCAGTTAAAAAATTGCGTGGAGATAGCTTGTTTCTGCGTGTTGATATTGAAGCTAAAAAAGCAGAGCTTGAAGAATTAAGGAAGAAGTATAGACCGTATGAACAAGATGACCTAAAAGGAGCTAAATAA
- a CDS encoding isochorismatase: protein MNKLKQPYKQRPIRFMEILNHHDWKLKVYGISYENELPNPDLINHAKSVTLSKLPAISDIVYGVGYIGIHDGRDSNFVFLDWWQDENELHHHVFISPKDNPSALVEMTHTGISACVWDLKIIGFERQAWLDSVLNNPKGLPDLNSYLKSHLNGDF from the coding sequence TTGAATAAATTAAAACAGCCTTATAAACAAAGACCTATTCGTTTTATGGAAATACTCAACCACCATGATTGGAAATTAAAAGTTTATGGTATTTCTTATGAAAACGAATTGCCTAATCCTGATTTAATTAACCATGCTAAATCAGTCACTCTCTCAAAACTACCTGCAATTTCTGATATTGTTTATGGGGTAGGGTATATTGGAATCCATGATGGACGTGATTCGAATTTCGTATTTTTAGATTGGTGGCAAGATGAAAATGAGCTTCATCACCATGTTTTCATATCCCCTAAAGACAATCCTTCTGCGTTGGTTGAAATGACTCATACAGGAATTTCAGCATGCGTTTGGGATTTAAAGATAATTGGATTTGAGAGACAAGCTTGGTTGGATTCGGTATTAAATAACCCTAAAGGACTTCCTGATTTAAATTCCTATTTAAAGTCTCATCTGAATGGAGATTTTTGA
- a CDS encoding cytochrome D1 domain-containing protein, which translates to MAFAYVANFASSTISVIDTNVHSVIATVILNSSPAFISFSPDSQLAYVLSTPISFTNKTVSVIDVKTHATISTLQVGFAPNSLAISPDGKSVYITNLGEDKVSVIDTKTQAVIATITVGNNPVFVAISST; encoded by the coding sequence ATGGCATTTGCATATGTAGCTAATTTTGCATCTTCCACAATCTCTGTCATAGATACTAACGTTCATTCCGTAATTGCTACAGTAATACTTAATAGTTCTCCAGCTTTCATAAGCTTTTCACCAGACAGTCAGCTAGCATATGTCTTAAGTACACCAATTTCATTTACTAATAAAACTGTTTCCGTTATTGATGTGAAAACTCATGCTACTATCTCCACACTACAAGTTGGCTTTGCCCCCAACTCATTAGCAATATCACCTGACGGAAAGTCTGTCTATATTACAAATCTAGGAGAAGATAAGGTTTCAGTTATTGATACAAAAACACAAGCTGTAATTGCTACTATAACAGTTGGTAATAATCCAGTATTTGTTGCAATCTCTTCAACATAA
- a CDS encoding H-type small acid-soluble spore protein yields MSQYKKVTTCCGSTIKEDKTCDCPCQLIIALLNLLYRVDAGDTRVLYNGRPVGLHGAVDYEDGGTATVKFTANGIEQTIIVDSANDNVMYSFENVTKIEVTCVGDTCVGSVGVNGMTEPCR; encoded by the coding sequence ATGAGTCAATATAAGAAGGTAACAACGTGTTGCGGAAGTACAATCAAGGAAGATAAGACGTGTGATTGTCCGTGTCAGTTAATTATCGCCCTTTTAAACTTACTTTATCGTGTAGACGCAGGAGATACGCGGGTGCTTTATAACGGTAGACCGGTCGGGTTACACGGGGCTGTTGATTACGAGGACGGAGGAACAGCAACTGTAAAATTTACTGCAAACGGAATTGAACAAACGATAATAGTTGATTCAGCTAATGATAACGTAATGTATTCATTTGAAAATGTAACGAAAATAGAAGTGACATGTGTGGGTGATACGTGTGTAGGCAGTGTTGGTGTAAACGGAATGACAGAACCATGTAGATAA
- a CDS encoding GNAT family N-acetyltransferase — MLSDHVLNQIKELQEICETEEQILLKLNWDVLRTRNSKEKRDFFHEENGKLVGFLGVYWFGTKIEICGMVHPKYRRKGIFSILLQEALTECNKGGFSSVLLNAPAESVSAKHFLNKNLYTYRFSEYQMKLKETSLSFSPDVVIRKARKEDQQLEVELDVQCFNFEREDAIDFNKRIKEEETRSFYMIDYVGQTVGKITIDRSNEESWIYGFAILPAHQGKGIGRKALINAVLREQEKGYRIFLDVETSNQNALKLYTDCGFVSYSVQDYYEKQQEK; from the coding sequence GTGCTTAGTGATCATGTGTTAAATCAAATTAAAGAACTACAAGAAATATGCGAAACAGAAGAACAAATATTATTGAAATTAAATTGGGATGTATTAAGAACACGAAACTCGAAAGAGAAAAGAGATTTCTTTCATGAGGAGAACGGAAAACTAGTCGGTTTTTTAGGAGTGTACTGGTTTGGTACTAAGATAGAGATCTGTGGAATGGTTCACCCCAAATATAGAAGAAAGGGGATTTTCTCCATCCTGTTACAAGAAGCTTTAACAGAATGTAATAAGGGGGGATTCTCCAGTGTTTTACTCAATGCTCCTGCTGAGTCCGTTTCTGCAAAACATTTTTTGAACAAGAATCTATATACTTATCGCTTTTCAGAGTATCAAATGAAACTTAAAGAAACTTCATTATCATTTTCACCAGATGTAGTGATTCGAAAAGCAAGAAAAGAAGACCAACAACTCGAAGTTGAATTAGATGTGCAATGCTTTAATTTTGAACGAGAAGATGCGATAGATTTTAATAAAAGGATTAAAGAAGAAGAAACGAGATCTTTTTATATGATTGATTATGTTGGACAAACGGTTGGAAAAATCACAATAGATCGCAGCAACGAAGAATCTTGGATATATGGATTTGCAATATTGCCAGCACATCAAGGAAAAGGCATTGGTAGAAAAGCATTAATAAATGCGGTGTTAAGGGAGCAAGAAAAAGGGTATAGGATTTTTTTAGATGTAGAAACATCGAATCAAAATGCTTTGAAATTGTATACAGATTGTGGCTTTGTATCTTATAGTGTTCAAGACTACTATGAAAAACAGCAAGAAAAATAA
- a CDS encoding tetratricopeptide repeat protein, giving the protein MEIISIHDLKVKINLVTNTLYFDESQFLREKTSSPIKVREVINEIEDAVQDPKISVEDKYYLNGVMGNFLRIYGEPKRAMPYLNWCLEFASKEQNLSKEIVALIRIGEALKYNNQHKQALEMFDTALYKCKGAEKDFYIDFALQHKGKCYLELNLLNEAEDCFIKALEIRKYKGNKSLIESTELAIQLVSKIN; this is encoded by the coding sequence GTGGAGATTATCTCTATTCATGATCTAAAAGTAAAGATTAATTTAGTAACTAATACTTTATATTTTGATGAGAGCCAATTTTTACGAGAGAAAACTTCTTCTCCTATTAAGGTTAGAGAAGTGATTAATGAAATAGAAGATGCCGTACAAGATCCAAAAATTAGCGTTGAAGATAAATATTATCTGAACGGAGTAATGGGAAACTTTCTGAGGATTTACGGAGAACCAAAGAGAGCCATGCCTTATTTAAATTGGTGTTTAGAATTTGCATCCAAAGAGCAGAATTTATCTAAAGAAATAGTTGCTCTTATACGAATTGGGGAAGCATTAAAATACAATAATCAGCATAAACAAGCTTTGGAAATGTTTGATACAGCACTGTACAAATGTAAAGGTGCTGAAAAGGACTTCTACATCGACTTTGCATTACAACATAAAGGAAAATGTTATTTAGAGTTAAACCTTCTAAATGAGGCAGAAGATTGTTTTATAAAAGCATTAGAAATAAGGAAATACAAAGGAAACAAATCACTAATCGAATCTACAGAACTTGCTATTCAATTGGTTAGTAAAATTAATTAA
- a CDS encoding YolD-like family protein — protein MREVTVTYFEDGSFKPCMGHIHFIDQLNKHIRIMDKFEEIHKLKF, from the coding sequence ATAAGAGAGGTAACTGTTACATATTTTGAGGATGGATCATTCAAACCTTGTATGGGACATATTCATTTTATTGACCAACTCAATAAGCATATCAGAATTATGGATAAATTTGAGGAAATACATAAGCTTAAATTTTAG
- a CDS encoding S8 family serine peptidase, which yields MTRNFGLVGVAPSADIYPVKVLDDFGQGVVSDVEKGIEWCIKNNIDVINMSFAVPEDDPLLKNSINNALDHGIIIIASASNSSDENVGYPASYPGVISVSSVDIKYSKYIKSSNGKIDFSAPGVHIVTTSKDNGYEIVDGNSIAAPHITGLVALLLEYDRELSLSDIYSMLKSMSVELGIPGKDKVFGEGFVRLTHK from the coding sequence ATGACCCGGAATTTTGGTTTAGTAGGTGTTGCTCCTAGTGCAGATATCTATCCTGTAAAAGTTCTAGACGATTTTGGACAAGGAGTAGTATCAGATGTGGAAAAAGGAATAGAGTGGTGCATTAAGAATAATATAGATGTGATTAATATGAGCTTCGCAGTTCCTGAAGATGATCCTCTGCTTAAAAATTCTATAAATAATGCTTTAGACCACGGTATCATCATTATTGCATCTGCTAGCAATTCCTCGGATGAAAATGTGGGGTATCCAGCCTCTTATCCAGGCGTTATATCAGTATCTTCTGTAGATATAAAATATAGCAAGTACATAAAATCATCAAATGGAAAAATTGATTTCAGTGCTCCTGGTGTTCATATAGTCACGACATCAAAGGACAATGGTTATGAAATAGTTGACGGGAACTCTATAGCAGCACCACATATTACTGGTCTTGTTGCTTTATTACTAGAATACGATAGAGAATTAAGTTTAAGTGATATCTATAGCATGCTCAAATCTATGTCTGTTGAATTGGGTATTCCAGGAAAAGATAAAGTATTTGGAGAAGGTTTTGTTAGGCTAACACACAAATAA
- a CDS encoding TraX family protein — MIKVIASLTMTIDHIGQIFYPDITILTLIGRLSFPLFTWGIASGIKRTQNFKRYALRLFLLAIISQVPYYYLFNNDYINVVFTLLSGLIILIIFETRLNIVIKYISICTIALISDALFF, encoded by the coding sequence ATGATTAAAGTTATCGCATCTTTAACTATGACCATTGACCACATAGGACAAATATTTTACCCTGATATTACTATATTGACTTTAATAGGGCGTTTATCGTTTCCCTTATTCACATGGGGGATCGCATCCGGAATTAAGCGTACACAAAACTTTAAACGCTATGCGTTACGATTATTCTTATTGGCAATTATATCTCAAGTGCCATATTATTATTTATTTAATAATGATTATATAAATGTGGTCTTCACCTTATTATCGGGACTTATTATTTTAATAATATTTGAAACCAGATTAAATATTGTTATTAAATATATAAGTATATGTACTATTGCATTAATAAGTGATGCGCTTTTTTTTTGA
- a CDS encoding DUF4085 family protein — translation MKYITNEIYEKKAINEFFDLMDIFDSENDDANLEKTILQEFQMVKPFLLKHVGDSILNNFSLNSVTCFSEESMAFVNNWRERFQLEIKECSEQYNLYYKSIERKLPKNAINLVKTYFHDAMIIAYNQTDKNTVTISLDCYGTTLIVFTGVKFFSFSKINQGIFWLDHEIYLSDIGDFELRVSIETGNVRKDEFCIVADDVIFEKGKTFISE, via the coding sequence GTGAAATATATTACTAATGAAATATATGAAAAAAAAGCAATTAATGAATTTTTTGATTTAATGGATATCTTTGATTCAGAGAATGATGACGCAAACTTAGAAAAAACCATACTTCAAGAATTCCAAATGGTCAAACCTTTTTTACTAAAACATGTGGGTGACTCTATATTGAACAATTTTTCACTTAATAGTGTTACTTGTTTTTCTGAGGAATCAATGGCCTTTGTAAATAATTGGAGAGAGCGTTTTCAATTAGAGATTAAAGAGTGTAGTGAACAATATAATCTATATTATAAATCAATTGAACGAAAACTACCAAAAAATGCAATTAATTTAGTGAAGACATATTTTCATGATGCAATGATAATTGCCTATAATCAAACTGATAAAAACACCGTAACAATCTCTTTAGATTGCTATGGAACTACTTTGATTGTTTTCACAGGTGTAAAATTTTTTTCTTTCTCAAAAATAAATCAGGGTATATTTTGGTTAGATCATGAAATATATTTGTCTGATATTGGGGATTTTGAATTAAGAGTTTCTATAGAAACAGGAAATGTTAGAAAAGATGAGTTTTGTATTGTAGCTGATGATGTTATTTTTGAAAAAGGAAAGACATTTATATCTGAATAA
- a CDS encoding cytochrome D1 domain-containing protein has translation MVLAYVTNEGENTVSVINSSTHKLIATVAVGVRPRAIASTPDGKVAYVVNFGSEQTASTVSVIDTKTHVVIATVPVGIQPMEVAITPDGKIAYVSNNRSNSLSVIDTKTHSVMATINLGNNSFPNVISMTPDGKFAYVANTVSSVVSVIDTKTHSIIATINVSSNPRDVVFTPEGKLAYASSFNDRNLSIVDTKTHIVIATVMLSIDPFFITISPDGKLVYVLNQTGQGSVSVIETKTHAVIATILVGVQGDRPISMAFTPDGKIVYVVTLDGSTVTVIDTKTHSIIATVQLVDGQLFVAFTPDGKLAYVGNVDGTVSVIAVNTHSLIATVPVGVNPLAIAFIP, from the coding sequence ATGGTTCTGGCTTATGTGACTAACGAGGGAGAAAATACAGTATCCGTCATAAATTCAAGTACGCATAAATTAATTGCAACTGTGGCTGTTGGGGTTAGACCAAGAGCTATTGCAAGTACTCCTGATGGGAAGGTGGCTTATGTAGTTAATTTTGGGAGTGAACAAACAGCCTCCACTGTTTCAGTTATTGATACGAAAACTCATGTTGTGATTGCTACAGTACCTGTAGGTATTCAACCAATGGAGGTCGCAATTACCCCAGATGGAAAAATTGCTTATGTCTCAAACAATCGTTCAAATAGTCTGTCGGTGATAGATACAAAGACACATTCAGTTATGGCCACCATAAACTTAGGGAACAATAGTTTCCCGAATGTTATCTCCATGACTCCTGATGGGAAATTCGCTTATGTTGCGAATACTGTATCTAGTGTTGTGTCAGTTATAGATACAAAGACACATTCTATTATTGCTACGATAAATGTCAGTAGTAATCCACGTGATGTCGTTTTTACTCCGGAAGGGAAACTTGCTTATGCCTCCAGCTTCAACGACAGAAATTTGTCAATAGTTGATACAAAAACACACATCGTTATAGCTACAGTGATGTTAAGCATTGATCCATTTTTTATTACAATTTCTCCAGATGGAAAATTAGTTTATGTCTTGAATCAGACTGGACAAGGTTCTGTCTCAGTAATTGAAACAAAAACACATGCCGTGATTGCAACAATTTTGGTAGGTGTTCAAGGAGATCGACCAATTAGCATGGCCTTCACTCCAGATGGAAAAATAGTGTATGTAGTCACTTTAGACGGTAGTACCGTAACTGTCATTGATACTAAAACTCATTCAATTATAGCGACCGTTCAATTAGTGGATGGACAGTTGTTTGTAGCTTTTACACCAGATGGGAAACTCGCTTACGTTGGAAATGTTGATGGGACTGTGTCAGTTATTGCCGTGAATACCCATTCTTTAATTGCTACTGTACCTGTCGGTGTAAATCCATTAGCAATAGCATTCATACCTTAA
- a CDS encoding topoisomerase DNA-binding C4 zinc finger domain-containing protein, which translates to MDHFEQFGDCPSCTNGILIKRKRRKDSGNFIGCSKYPNCKYTESIRVCRRCILDKRKQEFYDSNLKSKFGFI; encoded by the coding sequence ATAGATCATTTTGAACAATTTGGTGATTGTCCAAGTTGTACTAATGGAATTTTAATTAAACGAAAGAGAAGAAAAGATAGCGGAAATTTTATAGGTTGTAGTAAATATCCGAATTGTAAGTATACCGAATCCATAAGAGTATGCAGAAGGTGTATTTTAGATAAGAGAAAACAAGAATTCTATGATTCTAATTTAAAGTCTAAATTTGGATTTATTTGA
- a CDS encoding N-acetylmuramoyl-L-alanine amidase: MSYHLRDCNKHAIGICLVGDFRYEKTTPELEQSLGDLHSALIKDMTNDKQIKGHNEFPVYSWKACSVFNYKKVLKNKEIEYMKLKKWQFNELAETYNLAREQGIITSDE, from the coding sequence ATGTCTTATCATTTGAGAGATTGCAATAAACATGCAATTGGTATTTGTCTTGTAGGTGACTTCCGATATGAAAAAACCACTCCAGAACTGGAACAATCGTTAGGTGACTTACATTCTGCATTAATTAAGGACATGACAAATGATAAGCAGATAAAAGGACACAATGAGTTTCCAGTTTACTCTTGGAAAGCGTGTTCTGTTTTTAATTATAAGAAGGTACTTAAAAACAAGGAGATAGAATATATGAAACTAAAAAAGTGGCAATTTAATGAGTTGGCAGAGACTTATAATTTGGCTAGAGAACAAGGAATTATTACAAGTGATGAGTAG
- a CDS encoding YHYH domain-containing protein → MNKRLIIFIFILCVLYINTGEAVLTHSGRTDSNGGHTCRTNCSSYDLSYGQYHFHNGT, encoded by the coding sequence ATGAACAAAAGATTAATAATTTTTATATTTATTCTATGTGTTTTATATATTAATACAGGTGAGGCAGTCTTAACACATTCAGGACGTACAGATTCTAATGGAGGACATACTTGTAGAACTAACTGCAGTAGTTATGACTTAAGTTATGGTCAATATCATTTTCATAATGGAACGTGA
- a CDS encoding helix-turn-helix domain-containing protein, translated as MKYSFNSKKELIEFIQDEILTTPEAIEYLGISKQALNKAVFHGKVTPVKEVPRIKLFLKSDLDVRRKEAEELRKKYRPYDDKNGEFPIQH; from the coding sequence ATGAAGTACAGTTTTAACAGCAAAAAAGAATTGATTGAATTTATCCAGGATGAAATATTGACCACTCCTGAAGCAATTGAATATTTGGGGATCTCAAAACAAGCCTTAAACAAGGCGGTTTTTCATGGAAAAGTAACTCCTGTAAAAGAAGTACCACGAATTAAGCTATTTTTAAAATCAGACTTGGATGTTCGAAGAAAAGAAGCTGAGGAGTTAAGGAAAAAATATAGACCGTATGATGATAAAAACGGTGAATTCCCTATACAACATTAA
- a CDS encoding YolD-like family protein, protein MKDRGIMKWMPAFIQPEHMKMMKEAKANYYKVQKPILDEHEIEEINSTILEAMEFTQEVTVTYFEDGAFKPSMGYIHYVDQINKHIRVMDKFEDIHRIKFEDIINVQII, encoded by the coding sequence TTGAAGGACAGAGGGATAATGAAATGGATGCCAGCATTTATACAACCGGAACATATGAAGATGATGAAAGAAGCAAAGGCTAATTATTATAAGGTGCAAAAGCCTATATTAGATGAGCATGAAATAGAGGAAATTAACAGTACAATCCTAGAAGCTATGGAGTTTACACAAGAAGTAACAGTGACGTATTTTGAGGACGGTGCGTTTAAACCCAGTATGGGGTATATTCATTATGTAGATCAAATCAATAAGCATATTAGAGTAATGGATAAATTTGAGGATATACACAGGATTAAATTTGAGGATATTATTAATGTACAAATAATATAA
- a CDS encoding DUF6609 family protein yields the protein MGKNKDEISKYPTQRTGGVWLIYVGIIIIFSALVGGDLLIQPFILGLGYLVGFIAILGLPFVNRKLAYGENTKFQNKMDNLFTLLNVLLCTACGFIIGFDNLRLFWLSIFIAVGIHFFGLYFSQGKMMILLGSFTILNGILGLLIIDVPFLVFAIIDGLLKFIIGVKLINMRPVSTEVPLGH from the coding sequence GTGGGAAAAAATAAAGATGAGATTTCGAAGTACCCTACACAAAGAACTGGTGGAGTGTGGTTAATCTACGTCGGCATCATAATTATTTTTTCAGCTCTTGTTGGGGGAGATTTATTAATACAACCTTTCATTTTAGGATTAGGTTACTTAGTTGGCTTTATAGCTATTCTTGGTTTACCATTTGTTAATAGAAAATTGGCATATGGTGAAAATACAAAGTTTCAGAATAAGATGGATAATTTATTCACTCTGTTAAATGTACTATTGTGTACAGCCTGTGGGTTTATCATCGGCTTCGATAATTTAAGGTTGTTTTGGTTAAGTATATTTATTGCAGTAGGCATTCACTTTTTCGGTTTGTACTTCTCTCAAGGTAAAATGATGATTCTTCTAGGTAGCTTCACAATTTTAAACGGAATTCTAGGTTTATTAATTATAGATGTGCCATTTCTCGTATTTGCCATTATTGATGGACTTTTAAAATTTATTATTGGTGTGAAACTAATAAATATGAGGCCTGTTAGCACTGAAGTTCCTCTGGGACACTAG
- a CDS encoding DUF3221 domain-containing protein, translating into MNLFRYAITAVILSLLVSCSTTNPTFEGYIIEKREGKVYEILVISNITKDDIDDKSKEDLISEAQENQSAYFAIDKDEYDELTVGQKVKVWHKRVAAETKPPKVGATKVEILEESEKSVDNE; encoded by the coding sequence ATGAATTTATTTAGATATGCAATTACTGCTGTAATTTTATCTCTTCTTGTATCATGTTCAACGACAAATCCAACATTCGAAGGTTACATTATTGAAAAAAGAGAAGGTAAAGTGTATGAAATCCTTGTAATTAGTAATATTACTAAAGATGATATTGATGATAAATCAAAGGAAGATCTAATATCAGAGGCACAAGAAAATCAATCAGCTTATTTTGCAATTGATAAAGATGAATATGATGAGCTAACTGTTGGTCAAAAGGTTAAGGTTTGGCATAAAAGAGTAGCTGCTGAAACAAAGCCCCCAAAAGTAGGAGCAACAAAAGTAGAAATATTAGAAGAATCGGAGAAGAGTGTGGATAATGAGTAA
- a CDS encoding helix-turn-helix transcriptional regulator, producing the protein MQEVNSKLSKILRERNMTQRELANLSGVTQATISRFDRNSRFEAKHLFAISRALDTTIEELFEVMEE; encoded by the coding sequence ATGCAGGAAGTCAACTCTAAACTATCAAAGATATTAAGAGAAAGAAACATGACACAAAGGGAATTAGCGAATCTATCTGGTGTTACTCAGGCTACAATCTCAAGATTTGATAGAAATTCTAGGTTTGAAGCTAAACACCTTTTTGCAATTTCAAGAGCATTAGATACTACTATTGAAGAACTATTTGAGGTAATGGAAGAATAG